One genomic region from Aggregicoccus sp. 17bor-14 encodes:
- a CDS encoding TonB-dependent receptor domain-containing protein yields the protein MSPLPPRSTALAAALALALLMLLGAPAARAASSTADEADVAFELGNEAYAKGNFNLALQQYFTSYRLVPNRSVLFNIARCYEALERPTEAYRYYDELSQSPEGLGSGLDDDDVTEVRRSLERLRPKVALVRVDSNPRGADLYVGRLDAAGARGKTPLTLVLPPGVRARLIARKEGFRPAEAFVVPVKGRQLAQALELAPIVGQVELTGSPEGAEVREGGPGGALVGRVPGKFPLSAGRHQLHVSAPGHASASVAVDVPEDGSVQAQVALEEGHEAGPTGRLRVTASREGAHLKVDGKPQGTLPALLTLSEGPHTLEVESNEVRPQQQQVEVVRDQETSVHLALRYTPPPVAAATGRPTPMDALAASTTVLSQEELRAFGYTTLSEALAGVSGFFLTDDRRLTSLGVRGFEAPSDVGSRLLVLWDGHPLNGGWDARAYAGSDLAVDLDEVERLEVVRGPASLLYGSGALLGVVNVVPRDSLGAGQHLEVTGALAALGGVRGHATASLEAQGGPARSLLLSAAVGRSRGAEFTALSEGVTVEGLDEERAASASARARLGSFTLLGQLDARRKDIPTAPRGTLVGAAGTQAQTVRAFAEARWEHRFGERASLSVRGSYDASRVRGHWAYAAGAGRSTDAGATDALGGEARLGLQLGARQQLTLGVQAQGQLRAEGERLAPESDAAPDTVSLPGRTQLGLFVRDEVQLHPRLQLLGGLRVDSVQGVDGLPVSAELALLAHPYAAGLTRLSVGRAFRAPSPRELYAPALAPGAGAVAGSTLGSEYAATLALEHSHDLNDALRLTVGASLTRLSDLVVLAPQDGCVTAACVAFANAEGSARDWSAEAGLHWQPGRLLLVDVSYTWARLEEAPAEVAALGPRHLATARLLLPVADGSVRLATQATYQSARGGGRGSEGGEALLVGLGVSGDYGRLRYFAGVQNLLDAAYALPSLAPSAASAVPQYRRTFTLQLTGSY from the coding sequence GTGTCCCCCCTGCCCCCCCGCTCCACCGCCCTCGCGGCCGCGCTCGCGCTCGCGCTGCTGATGCTGCTCGGCGCCCCGGCCGCGCGCGCCGCGAGCAGCACCGCGGACGAGGCGGACGTGGCCTTCGAGCTGGGCAACGAGGCGTACGCGAAGGGCAACTTCAACCTCGCGCTGCAGCAGTACTTCACCAGCTACCGCCTGGTGCCCAACCGCAGCGTGCTCTTCAACATCGCGCGCTGCTACGAGGCGCTCGAGCGCCCCACCGAGGCCTACCGCTACTACGACGAGCTCTCGCAGTCGCCCGAGGGCCTCGGCTCGGGGTTGGATGACGACGACGTGACGGAGGTGCGCCGCTCGCTCGAGCGGCTGCGGCCGAAGGTGGCGCTGGTGCGCGTGGACTCGAACCCGCGCGGCGCGGACCTCTACGTGGGGCGGCTGGACGCGGCGGGCGCGCGCGGCAAGACGCCGCTCACGCTGGTGCTGCCGCCCGGGGTGCGCGCGCGGCTCATCGCGCGCAAGGAGGGCTTTCGCCCGGCCGAGGCCTTCGTGGTGCCGGTGAAGGGGCGCCAGCTCGCGCAGGCGCTCGAGCTCGCGCCCATCGTGGGCCAGGTGGAGCTCACGGGCAGCCCCGAGGGCGCCGAGGTGCGCGAGGGAGGCCCCGGCGGGGCGCTCGTGGGCCGGGTGCCCGGGAAGTTCCCGCTCTCCGCCGGGCGCCACCAGCTGCACGTGAGCGCGCCGGGCCACGCGAGCGCGAGCGTGGCGGTGGACGTGCCGGAGGACGGCAGCGTGCAGGCGCAGGTGGCGCTCGAGGAGGGGCACGAGGCGGGGCCCACCGGGCGCCTGCGCGTGACGGCGAGCCGCGAGGGCGCGCACCTCAAGGTGGACGGCAAGCCGCAGGGCACCCTGCCCGCGCTGCTCACCCTGAGCGAGGGCCCGCACACCCTGGAGGTGGAGAGCAACGAGGTGCGCCCGCAGCAGCAGCAGGTGGAGGTGGTGCGCGACCAGGAGACGAGCGTGCACCTGGCGCTGCGCTACACGCCGCCGCCCGTCGCGGCCGCCACCGGCCGCCCCACCCCCATGGACGCGCTCGCCGCCTCCACCACCGTGCTCTCCCAGGAGGAGCTGCGCGCCTTCGGCTACACCACGCTCTCGGAGGCGCTCGCGGGGGTGAGCGGCTTCTTCCTCACCGACGACCGCCGCCTCACCTCGCTCGGGGTGCGCGGCTTCGAGGCCCCCTCCGACGTGGGCAGCCGCCTGCTGGTGCTCTGGGACGGCCACCCGCTCAACGGCGGCTGGGACGCGCGCGCGTACGCGGGGAGCGACCTGGCGGTGGACCTGGACGAGGTGGAGCGGCTCGAGGTGGTGCGCGGCCCCGCGAGCCTGCTCTACGGCTCGGGCGCGCTGCTCGGGGTGGTGAACGTGGTGCCGCGCGACTCGCTCGGCGCAGGCCAGCACCTGGAGGTGACGGGCGCGCTCGCGGCGCTGGGCGGGGTGCGCGGGCACGCCACCGCCTCGCTCGAGGCGCAGGGCGGCCCTGCCCGCAGCCTCCTCTTGAGCGCGGCGGTGGGGCGCAGCCGCGGCGCGGAGTTCACTGCGCTCTCCGAAGGCGTCACGGTGGAGGGGCTCGACGAGGAGCGCGCCGCGAGCGCGAGCGCGCGCGCCCGCCTGGGCAGCTTCACCCTGCTCGGCCAGCTGGATGCGCGGCGCAAGGACATCCCCACCGCCCCGCGCGGCACGCTCGTGGGCGCGGCCGGCACCCAGGCGCAGACGGTGCGCGCCTTCGCCGAGGCGCGCTGGGAGCACCGCTTCGGCGAGCGCGCGAGCCTGAGCGTGCGCGGGAGCTACGACGCGAGCCGCGTGCGCGGCCACTGGGCCTACGCGGCGGGCGCCGGGCGCAGCACGGACGCGGGGGCCACCGACGCGCTGGGCGGCGAGGCGCGGCTGGGGCTGCAGCTGGGCGCGCGCCAGCAGCTCACCCTCGGGGTGCAGGCGCAGGGGCAGCTGCGCGCGGAAGGAGAGCGGCTCGCCCCCGAGAGCGACGCCGCGCCCGACACCGTCTCGCTGCCGGGGCGCACGCAGCTCGGCCTCTTCGTGCGCGACGAGGTGCAGCTGCACCCGCGGCTGCAGCTGCTCGGCGGCCTGCGCGTGGACAGCGTGCAGGGGGTGGACGGGCTGCCGGTGTCCGCGGAGCTCGCGCTGCTCGCGCACCCCTACGCCGCGGGGCTCACCCGGCTCTCGGTGGGCCGGGCCTTTCGCGCCCCCAGCCCGCGCGAGCTCTACGCGCCCGCGCTCGCGCCGGGCGCCGGCGCAGTGGCCGGTTCGACGCTCGGCTCGGAGTACGCGGCCACGCTCGCCCTCGAGCACTCGCACGACCTGAACGACGCGCTGCGCCTCACCGTGGGCGCGAGCCTCACCCGGCTCAGCGACCTGGTGGTGCTCGCGCCGCAGGACGGCTGCGTCACGGCGGCCTGCGTCGCGTTCGCGAACGCCGAGGGCAGCGCCCGGGACTGGAGCGCGGAGGCCGGCCTGCACTGGCAGCCGGGGCGGCTGCTGCTGGTGGACGTCTCCTACACCTGGGCGCGGCTGGAGGAGGCGCCCGCGGAGGTGGCGGCGCTGGGGCCTCGCCACCTCGCCACGGCGCGGCTGCTCCTGCCCGTGGCGGACGGCAGCGTGCGGCTCGCCACCCAGGCGACGTACCAGAGCGCGCGCGGCGGGGGGCGCGGCTCGGAGGGCGGCGAGGCGCTGCTGGTGGGGCTCGGCGTCTCGGGCGACTACGGGCGGCTGCGCTACTTCGCCGGCGTGCAGAACCTGCTGGATGCCGCGTACGCCCTGCCCTCGCTCGCGCCGAGCGCCGCGAGCGCCGTGCCCCAGTACCGCCGCACCTTCACCCTGCAGCTCACCGGCAGCTACTGA
- a CDS encoding class I SAM-dependent methyltransferase has translation MARKDLHEANRLTWNAATAAHESHKGGQARFLREGGSTLFPEELALLGPLAGKRLAHLQCNAGADSLSLAARGARVTGVDISDVAVDRARALSRDTGLAATFERADVLDWLQEAPECRFDLAFSSYGAILWLSDLGAWARGLARVLAPGGRFCLVEFHPVLGLFEPGPDGRLQLTHPYGGGVHVQTPGVGDYVAQSGEGLVPWGYEEGVKDFRNPHPDHSFQWGLADVVGALLAAGLTLERFEEYPYANGCRLLPGMREVGPRRYALAEDVPALPLMYALSARR, from the coding sequence ATGGCGAGGAAGGACCTGCACGAGGCGAACCGCCTCACCTGGAACGCGGCCACCGCCGCGCACGAGAGCCACAAGGGTGGCCAGGCGCGCTTCCTGCGCGAGGGGGGCAGCACGCTGTTTCCCGAGGAGCTCGCGCTGCTGGGGCCGCTCGCGGGCAAGCGCCTGGCGCACCTGCAGTGCAACGCAGGAGCGGACTCCCTCAGCCTCGCGGCGCGGGGCGCGAGGGTGACGGGCGTGGACATCAGCGACGTGGCGGTGGACAGGGCGCGCGCGCTCTCGCGCGACACGGGCCTCGCCGCCACCTTCGAGCGCGCGGACGTGCTGGACTGGCTGCAGGAGGCGCCCGAGTGCCGCTTCGACCTCGCCTTCAGCTCCTACGGCGCCATCCTCTGGCTCAGCGACCTCGGCGCCTGGGCGCGCGGGCTCGCGCGGGTGCTCGCCCCCGGCGGGCGCTTCTGCCTCGTGGAGTTCCACCCGGTGCTCGGCCTCTTCGAGCCGGGGCCGGACGGGCGCCTGCAGCTCACCCATCCGTACGGCGGCGGCGTGCACGTGCAGACGCCGGGCGTGGGCGACTACGTGGCCCAGTCGGGCGAGGGGCTGGTGCCCTGGGGCTACGAGGAGGGGGTGAAGGACTTCCGCAACCCGCACCCGGACCACTCCTTCCAGTGGGGCCTCGCGGACGTGGTGGGCGCGCTGCTCGCGGCGGGGCTCACCCTCGAGCGCTTCGAGGAGTACCCGTACGCCAACGGCTGCCGGCTGCTGCCCGGGATGCGCGAGGTGGGCCCGCGCCGCTACGCGCTCGCCGAGGACGTGCCCGCGCTGCCGCTGATGTACGCGCTGAGCGCGCGGCGCTGA
- a CDS encoding DUF1361 domain-containing protein — protein MAFPLPDSPARARALARTAPPACGLLPALLGSAAALALLLLRLRLSERASFIFLAWNLALAWAPYAFALCAAALGPRAPAPLQGALLVLWALFLPNAPYLLTDFVHLRVRPGVPVWLDIGLLALFAATGWLLGLLSLEVWRARWEARWGAAAAWALAALTCVACGYGIWLGRVLRWNSWDLLGAPGALCLQVLAHLRAPSAHPGLLSVTGVFGALMLLSSVAFALLRRTPAPPRA, from the coding sequence ATGGCCTTCCCCCTCCCGGACTCTCCTGCTCGTGCGCGGGCGCTCGCCCGCACGGCGCCGCCCGCCTGCGGCCTGCTGCCCGCGCTGCTGGGCAGCGCCGCCGCGCTCGCGCTGCTCCTCCTGCGGCTGCGGCTGAGCGAGCGCGCGAGCTTCATCTTCCTCGCCTGGAACCTCGCGCTCGCCTGGGCGCCGTATGCGTTTGCCCTCTGCGCCGCGGCGCTGGGGCCGCGCGCGCCCGCGCCGCTGCAGGGGGCGCTGCTCGTGCTCTGGGCGCTCTTCCTGCCCAACGCGCCCTACCTGCTCACGGACTTCGTGCACCTGCGCGTGCGCCCCGGCGTGCCCGTGTGGCTGGACATCGGGCTGCTCGCGCTCTTCGCCGCCACGGGCTGGCTGCTGGGGCTGCTCTCGCTCGAGGTGTGGCGCGCGCGCTGGGAGGCGCGCTGGGGCGCGGCGGCCGCGTGGGCGCTCGCGGCGCTCACCTGCGTCGCGTGCGGCTACGGCATCTGGCTGGGACGGGTGCTGCGCTGGAACAGCTGGGACCTGCTCGGCGCGCCCGGCGCGCTCTGCCTCCAGGTGCTCGCGCACCTGCGCGCGCCCTCCGCCCACCCCGGGCTGCTCAGCGTGACGGGGGTGTTCGGCGCGCTGATGCTGCTGTCCTCGGTAGCCTTTGCGCTCCTGCGCCGCACGCCGGCCCCGCCGCGCGCGTAG
- a CDS encoding NTP/NDP exchange transporter, with translation MLWSFAYFFCLMCGYAILKPLRDAMLVAGSMKLLSTSVTFSITFGAMLVAVPLYSALVARYPRHRVIPYVYGFFLLNLVAFYALMEAGVAPRAVARSFFVWASVYNLFVVSVFWSFMADLFVSEQGKRLFGFIAAGGTLGAILGPLLTARLVKPLGATNLLLVSAALLVVAIVCVKRLTAWAHVASERRPPLVPRNEAPVGGGVFAGFQLMLRSRFLLMLGLQVLLYTVTSTFLYIQQLQLVATHASDTAGRVQAFANIEFWVQGLTLFLQVLVTGRLLDRLGLVTGLLLTPVVTALGFLALAVSPSLAMLTVFRALRSSVHYAIDRPSREVLFTSVDREERYKSKSFIDTAVYRGGDLVSTWLQTGLTGLGLGLAGLALLGTPLAVLWGVVAVYLARHQARAARAHLTVDQVEAQEASAAR, from the coding sequence ATGCTCTGGAGCTTCGCCTACTTCTTCTGCCTCATGTGCGGCTACGCCATCCTCAAGCCGCTGCGCGACGCGATGCTCGTCGCCGGGAGCATGAAGCTGCTGAGCACCTCGGTGACCTTCAGCATCACCTTCGGCGCGATGCTGGTGGCGGTGCCGCTCTACTCGGCGCTCGTCGCGCGCTACCCGCGCCACCGCGTCATCCCGTACGTGTACGGCTTCTTCCTGCTCAACCTGGTCGCCTTCTACGCGCTGATGGAGGCAGGCGTGGCGCCGCGGGCCGTGGCGCGCTCCTTCTTCGTCTGGGCCAGCGTCTACAACCTCTTCGTCGTCTCCGTGTTCTGGAGCTTCATGGCGGACCTGTTCGTGAGCGAGCAGGGCAAGCGCCTCTTCGGCTTCATCGCGGCGGGCGGCACGCTGGGTGCCATTCTCGGGCCGCTGCTCACGGCGCGGCTGGTGAAGCCGCTGGGGGCGACCAACCTCCTGCTGGTTTCCGCGGCGCTGCTCGTGGTCGCGATCGTGTGCGTGAAGCGGCTCACCGCCTGGGCCCACGTGGCCAGCGAGCGCCGCCCGCCGCTCGTGCCGCGCAACGAGGCGCCGGTGGGCGGCGGCGTCTTCGCCGGCTTCCAGCTGATGCTGCGCTCGCGTTTCCTGCTGATGCTGGGCCTCCAGGTCCTGCTCTACACCGTCACCTCCACGTTCCTGTACATCCAGCAGCTCCAGCTGGTGGCGACGCACGCGAGCGACACGGCGGGCCGCGTCCAGGCCTTCGCGAACATCGAGTTCTGGGTGCAGGGCCTCACGCTGTTCCTCCAGGTCCTGGTCACCGGGCGCCTGCTGGACCGGCTCGGGCTTGTGACGGGGCTCCTGCTCACGCCTGTGGTCACGGCACTGGGCTTCCTCGCCCTCGCGGTGTCGCCGTCGCTCGCGATGCTCACGGTCTTTCGCGCCCTGCGCAGCTCGGTGCACTACGCCATCGACCGGCCCAGCCGCGAGGTGCTCTTCACCAGCGTGGACCGCGAGGAGCGCTACAAGTCCAAGAGCTTCATCGACACGGCGGTGTACCGCGGCGGCGATCTCGTCAGCACCTGGCTGCAGACGGGGCTCACGGGGCTGGGCCTCGGGCTCGCCGGGCTCGCGCTGCTGGGCACGCCGCTCGCCGTGCTGTGGGGCGTGGTCGCGGTGTACCTCGCGCGCCACCAGGCCCGCGCCGCGCGCGCGCACCTCACCGTGGACCAGGTGGAGGCGCAGGAGGCGTCCGCCGCGCGCTGA
- a CDS encoding NAD-dependent epimerase/dehydratase family protein has product MTKLSRRQVVQIALVAGAVVAAGCTAGKKSGAADAGSSTAAASAGSAQAKSAPLRILILGGTGFLGPELVEAAQARGHHLTLFNRGKTRPGLFAKDETIEKLQGDRDPKNAPGLEALKGKQWDAVIDTSGYVPRIVGASAELLAPNVKQYVFISTISVYADLSKPGMDESAPLATIADETNENVPENYGALKALCEKAAERAMPGRVTVIRPGLIVGPGDPTGRFTYWPLRVKRGGEVLAPGTGEDPAQVIDARDLAKWTIHMVEQKAMGTYNAVGPAQRTSMRQMLEQVKQGVPSDAHFTWVPAAFLEKQNVTPWQDMPMWIPAEGDTLGANTIISQRAIAQGLTFRPIAETARDTVTWFEGLPPEQQVKFSSRAGLKPEREQEVLKAWHAESQR; this is encoded by the coding sequence ATGACGAAGCTGAGCCGCAGGCAGGTGGTGCAGATCGCGCTGGTCGCCGGGGCCGTGGTGGCCGCGGGCTGCACGGCCGGGAAGAAGTCGGGCGCGGCGGACGCGGGCAGCAGCACCGCTGCCGCGAGCGCAGGCAGTGCCCAGGCGAAGAGCGCGCCCTTGCGCATCCTGATTCTCGGCGGCACGGGCTTCCTCGGCCCCGAGCTGGTGGAGGCGGCGCAGGCGCGCGGCCACCACCTCACGCTCTTCAACCGCGGCAAGACGCGCCCCGGCCTCTTCGCGAAGGACGAGACCATCGAGAAGCTGCAGGGCGACCGCGACCCGAAGAATGCGCCCGGGCTCGAGGCCCTGAAGGGCAAGCAGTGGGACGCGGTCATCGACACCAGCGGCTACGTGCCGCGCATCGTGGGCGCGAGCGCGGAGCTGCTCGCCCCGAACGTGAAGCAGTACGTGTTCATCTCCACCATCTCGGTCTACGCGGACCTGAGCAAGCCGGGGATGGACGAGAGCGCGCCGCTCGCGACCATCGCCGACGAGACGAACGAGAACGTCCCGGAGAACTACGGCGCGCTCAAGGCGCTGTGCGAGAAGGCCGCGGAGCGGGCGATGCCGGGCCGCGTGACGGTCATCCGCCCCGGGCTCATCGTCGGGCCCGGGGACCCCACGGGCCGCTTCACCTACTGGCCCCTGCGCGTGAAGCGCGGCGGCGAGGTGCTCGCGCCGGGCACGGGGGAGGACCCCGCCCAGGTCATCGACGCGCGCGACCTGGCGAAGTGGACCATCCACATGGTGGAGCAGAAGGCCATGGGCACCTACAACGCCGTGGGCCCCGCGCAGCGCACCTCGATGCGCCAGATGCTGGAGCAGGTGAAGCAGGGCGTGCCGAGCGACGCGCACTTCACCTGGGTGCCGGCCGCCTTCCTCGAGAAGCAGAACGTGACGCCCTGGCAGGACATGCCGATGTGGATTCCCGCCGAGGGCGACACCCTGGGCGCGAACACCATCATCAGCCAGAGGGCGATTGCGCAGGGGCTCACTTTCCGCCCCATCGCCGAGACCGCGCGCGACACGGTGACCTGGTTCGAGGGATTGCCCCCCGAGCAGCAGGTGAAGTTCAGCAGCCGCGCCGGCCTCAAGCCCGAGCGCGAGCAAGAGGTGCTGAAGGCCTGGCACGCCGAATCGCAGCGGTAG
- a CDS encoding trypsin-like peptidase domain-containing protein: MLVLPATAHGAPPGDNSKDLAAFIAPESAASRVLPLATQNPKVGDDVWLVAEVRGGRSVGTHLHRARVVESKRTTLAYTFEDPTLELRATSGAPVVNAKGEVVGVNLGGGHQGDSLYGVAHPVQSVRAHLEGRGSAP, from the coding sequence ATGCTGGTGCTGCCGGCGACAGCCCACGGCGCGCCTCCCGGCGACAACTCGAAGGACCTCGCGGCGTTCATCGCTCCGGAGAGCGCGGCATCGCGGGTGCTGCCCCTCGCGACGCAGAACCCCAAGGTCGGCGACGACGTGTGGCTCGTGGCCGAGGTGCGCGGCGGCCGCTCCGTCGGCACGCACCTGCATCGCGCGCGGGTGGTGGAGTCGAAGCGGACGACGCTCGCCTACACCTTCGAGGACCCGACGCTGGAGCTGCGGGCGACCAGCGGTGCCCCCGTGGTCAATGCGAAGGGCGAGGTCGTCGGCGTCAACCTCGGGGGCGGCCACCAGGGCGACTCCCTCTACGGGGTCGCGCACCCGGTGCAGAGCGTGCGTGCGCACCTGGAGGGCAGGGGCTCCGCGCCCTGA
- a CDS encoding alpha/beta fold hydrolase yields MDRRTRTFSSPDGTRLALTELGRGPPLLCHPGGPGRASVYLEDLAGLAEERTLLLLDPRGTGSSEMPADPSTLRFDRLADDLEAARAHLGLARMDVLAHSAGAVVAEVWAARHPDGVGALVLVTPSDRLQGGRHADVPAIRASRAGEPWYADAAAAERALASAPPEAQQPLVRRTRPFFYGRWDARIQAHAAGAEAQSSAAAEEGYGRDAGGVDTAGLAAQLARVRAPVLVVGGARDGITGVASVHAVARCFPSARALVLPEAGHFPWIDAPEAFREAVGRFLRDAVARA; encoded by the coding sequence ATGGACCGCCGCACGCGCACCTTCTCCTCCCCCGACGGAACCCGGCTCGCGCTCACCGAGCTCGGCCGCGGCCCTCCGCTGCTGTGCCATCCGGGAGGGCCGGGCCGCGCGTCCGTGTATCTGGAGGACCTCGCGGGCCTCGCGGAGGAGCGGACGCTGCTGCTGCTGGACCCGCGCGGGACGGGGAGCAGCGAGATGCCGGCGGACCCGTCCACGCTGCGCTTCGACCGGCTCGCGGACGACCTCGAGGCCGCTCGCGCGCACCTGGGCCTCGCGCGGATGGACGTGCTCGCGCACTCCGCGGGCGCCGTGGTCGCCGAGGTGTGGGCGGCGCGGCACCCCGATGGCGTAGGCGCGCTGGTGCTGGTGACGCCGAGCGACCGGCTGCAGGGCGGCCGGCACGCGGACGTCCCTGCCATCCGCGCCTCGCGCGCGGGCGAGCCCTGGTACGCGGACGCCGCAGCGGCGGAGCGCGCGCTCGCGAGCGCTCCGCCCGAGGCGCAGCAGCCGCTCGTGCGCCGCACGCGCCCCTTCTTCTACGGCCGCTGGGACGCGCGCATCCAGGCGCACGCAGCCGGGGCGGAGGCGCAGTCCAGCGCCGCCGCGGAGGAGGGCTACGGGCGCGACGCGGGCGGTGTCGACACCGCGGGGCTCGCCGCGCAGCTGGCGCGCGTGCGGGCGCCGGTGCTCGTGGTGGGCGGGGCGCGCGACGGCATCACCGGCGTCGCGTCCGTGCACGCCGTCGCGCGCTGCTTCCCCTCGGCTCGCGCCCTCGTCCTCCCCGAGGCCGGCCACTTCCCGTGGATCGACGCGCCGGAGGCCTTCCGCGAGGCGGTGGGCCGCTTCCTGCGGGACGCGGTCGCCCGCGCCTGA